Proteins encoded in a region of the Diospyros lotus cultivar Yz01 chromosome 9, ASM1463336v1, whole genome shotgun sequence genome:
- the LOC127809393 gene encoding uncharacterized protein LOC127809393, producing MEAYVDDMLVKSLLAEQYPNDLDECLQTLRQYQMKLNPAKCAFRVTAGKFLGFMVHYRGIEANPLKIKSILEMPPPHKECQEAFEQLKQCLVSPPVLAKPQPGESLYIYLAASDEAVSSILVREEDKVRKPVYYVSKRLAGAEICYTPTEKLAYALVIFAQKLRPYFEAHHVIVLSNQPLRHVLGKSDLSGRMLKWAVELSAFDIDYRPRPAIKAQALADFIVEGTLLVEADEGVSQTWTLFVDGSSSVGGSGAGILLQGPNGQAWPYALHFEFNASNNEAEYEALIAGLRLAEQMGVRDLEVTGEFEAREDAMAQYLAIAKDLMARFQAMKINHVPHAQNAVADALSRIAASSFPRNSRAVYMESLPQRSIETETEQLCVDGVENWMDPIVAHLTNGWLPEDEQESRKLKRQAAKFLLIRLDLYKKSFTQSLLKCVGAIEANYILREIHEGICGSHIGARTILQGLRARVKKAEDRWVDELPNILWSYRTTPRTAIGECPFTLCYGLEALISVEIGVMSYRVEHFDPEVNEQGLRCNLDMMDELRDLARIRQAGYNQRIARYYNRRVHARSLMLGDLVLRWFDVSHPRDTNKLTPNWE from the exons ATGGAGGCTTACGTTGATGATATGTTGGTCAAGAGTCTCTTGGCTGAGCAGTATCCAAATGACTTGGATGAGTGCCTCCAGACCTTGCGCcagtatcagatgaagctcaacccggcTAAGTGTGCATTCAGGGTGACAGCTGGTAAATTCTTGGGGTTCATGGTGCATTACCGGGGGATTGAGGCTAACCCCTTGAAGATAAAATCCATTCTCGAGATGCCTCCTCCTCATA AGGAGTGCCAGGAGGCATTTGAGCAGCTGAAACAGTGTCTGGTCTCCCCCCCAGTCCTAGCTAAGCCACAGCCAGGAGAGTCACTATACATTTATTTGGCTGCCTCGGATGAGGCCGTCAGTTCGATTTTGGTACGGGAGGAGGACAAAGTTCGAAAGCCGGTCTACTATGTGAGCAAGAGATTGGCTGGAGCCGAGATTTGTTACACTCCAACAGAAAAGTTGGCCTATGCCCTAGTCATCTTCGCTCAAAAGTTGAGGCCCTACTTCGAGGCACACCATGTTATCGTCCTATCAAATCAGCCATTGAGGCATGTGTTGGGAAAGTCGGACTTGTCAGGGAGGATGCTCAAGTGGGCGGTGGAGCTAAGTGCCTTCGACATCGACTATCGACCTCGGCCGGCCATCAAGGCACAAGCTCTTGCTGACTTTATCGTGGAGGGCACCCTACTAGTGGAAGCAGACGAAGGGGTTTCCCAGACTTGGACTCTCTTTGTGGATGGCAGCTCCAGTGTTGGAGGCAGTGGTGCTGGAATATTGCTCCAGGGCCCCAACGGTCAGGCTTGGCCATATGCCCTCCACTTCGAGTTCAATGCCTCTAATAATGAGGCTGAGTACGAGGCGCTTATTGCCGGGCTCAGACTAGCGGAACAGATGGGAGTCAGGGATTTGGAG GTCACAGGGGAGTTTGAGGCCCGGGAGGACGCCATGGCTCAATACTTGGCAATAGCCAAGGATCTTATGGCGCGATTTCAAGCGATGAAAATCAATCATGTCCCACATGCGCAGAATGCAGTGGCGGATGCTCTCTCGAGGATAGCTGCTTCTTCCTTCCCCAGGAATTCCCGAGCTGTCTACATGGAGTCGTTGCCTCAGAGGAGCATAGAGACAGAAACAGAGCAGCTTTGCGTAGATGGAGTAGAAAATTGGATGGATCCAATTGTAGCACATCTAACCAATGGATGGCTACCAGAGGACGAACAAGAGAGTCGAAAACTCAAGCGTCAAGCTGCCAAGTTTCTTTTGATCAGATTAGACCTTTACAAGAAATCCTTCACTCAATCGCTGTTGAAATGTGTTGGGGCCATCGAGGCCAACTACATCTTAAGGGAAATCCACGAGGGGATTTGCGGCAGTCACATCGGAGCTCG GACCATTTTGCAAGGACTCCGAGCTCGAGTTAAGAAGGCGGAAGACCGATGGGTAGATGAGCTCCCCAATATACTATGGTCTTATCGAACTACGCCGCGAACGGCTATAGGAGAATGCCCTTTTACATTGTGTTATGGCTTGGAGGCTCTTATCTCGGTCGAGATTGGGGTGATGAGCTACCGAGTGGAGCATTTCGATCCGGAGGTTAATGAGCAAGGGCTAAGGTGCAACTTGGATAtgatggatgagctccgagaCCTGGCACGAATTCGACAAGCCGGGTATAACCAGCGCATTGCTaggtactacaatcgacgagtccacgctaggagttTAATGCTGGGAGATCTTGTGTTGCGATGGTTCGACGTGAGTCATCCTCGGGATacgaataaactaactccgaattggGAATGA
- the LOC127809395 gene encoding uncharacterized protein LOC127809395 codes for MSEVPPERFHIPSIKLCDGSTDPYDHVELFSSHMLVQSGFDEMWCRAFSTTLGGYARTWYSCLPHHFINSWEELKTCFLAHYAPLKGHQKSSMALVNIKQNQGESLRDFVARFNEEALSIDEFDQRIAMVALQNGLRAGPFAQSLAKTLPRTFTEALTRANKYINAEEVMKVKRVEQPDKKEREKEKKKSVDKNYLRRPPPLKSPLNTRSKKRYCRFHRDHDHETEDCIQLKEEIQELINRGYLRDFISRGGVNSGKVESQPEQRRKSPTRDRFRERSRTPPQREGKQPAEEGGHKFILYTLAAGTVPGPHSTAPKSVVKEKVVIAFSEEDLPSYPNYSDPLMITAQVGEWEMRRILVHPGSFLEILYKRAFLGMGFTLDQLRPVRVPLVGFDGMVIHFEGLIRLPLTVSSGSHKSQVTLDFLVADVPSAYNMILGRFGLSALRAVPSTYHMVLKFPTLGGIGKVRGVQRQARECYVAFLSATIAKGSESDSRPNQDAIPQEVRAKWDETGKSLTYRSRSEIGKGGGTESCRSSHGGYQFHLGRSGGAQDLGAGGRAQGSLARGRARSDNVDQFQVTGALAV; via the exons ATGTCAGAGGTTCCACCAGAAAGGTTTCATATCCCATCCATCAAGCTCTGTGACGGAAGCACCGACCCCTATGATCAcgtagaacttttctcctctcacatgttGGTGCAATCGGGATTTGACGAGATGTGGTGCCGGGCATTTTCGACTACTTTGGGAGGTTATGCCCGGACTTGGTACTCTTGCCTTCCCCATCATTtcatcaacagctgggaagagCTGAAGACCTGTTTCCTAGCCCATTACGCTCCCTTGAAGGGCCACcagaagtcttccatggctctggtgaacatcaagcaAAATCAAggtgaatccctaagggatTTCGTGGCTAGGTTTAATGAGGAGGCGTTGAGCATTGACGAGTTTGATCAGAGgatcgcaatggtggctctcCAGAATGGCTTGAGGGCTGGACCATTCGCCCAGTCCTTGGCTAAGACTCTacctcgtactttcacagaaGCCCTTACACGGGCTAACAAGTACATTAACGctgaagaggtgatgaaggtgaagcgggTTGAACAACCggacaagaaagaaagagaaaaggagaagaaaaagtcTGTG GATAAGAATTATTTGCGACGTCCTCCCCCGCTGAAGTCCCCACTTAACACTAGAAGCAAAAAAAGGTATTGTCGCTTCCATCGCGACCACGACCATGAGACAGAGGACTGCAtccaattgaaagaagaaatacagGAGCTTATCAATCGGGGTTACCTCCGCGATTTCATTAGTCGAGGAGGTGTGAACTCGGGCAAGGTAGAATCCCAGCCGGAGCAAAGAAGAAAGTCTCCTACTCGTGATCGCTTTCGAGAGCGAAGCAGAACACCGCCACAGAGAGAAGGAAAACAACCAGCCGAGGAGGGAGGACATAAGTTTATCTTGTACACGTTGGCGGCGGGAACAGTTCCGGGGCCTCACTCAACTGCTCCCAAGAGCGTGGTAAAAGAGAAGGTGGTCATCGCGTTCTCTGAAGAGGATCTTCCGAGCTACCCCAACTATTCAGATCCGTTGATGATCACTGCTCAAGTAGGAGAGTGGGAGATGAGGCGAATCCTCGTGCACCCGGGTAGCTTTTTGGAGATTCTTTACAAGAgggcattcctagggatggggttcACTCTTGATCAGCTGAGGCCAGTTCGTGTCCCCTTGGTGGGTTTTGATGGAATGGTGATTCATTTCGAGGGGTTGATCCGGCTACCCCTGACGGTCAGTAGTGGCTCTCATAAATCTCAGGTGACGTTAGATTTTTTGGTTGCTGATGTGCCCTCAGCATACAATATGATCCTTGGTAGGTTCGGGCTTAGTGCTCTGAGGGCGGTACCAAGCACATAtcacatggtgttgaaattccCTACTCTAGGAGGGATTGGCAAGGTAAGAGGGGTCCAACGGCAGGCTAGGGAATGCTACGTAGCCTTTTTGAGTGCTACTATAGCCAAGGGGTCAGAGTCAGACTCAAGGCCGAACCAGGATGCTATCCCTCAAGAGGTCAGGGCCAAATGGGATGAAACAGGGAAAAGCCTTACGTATAGAAGCAGGTCAGAGATCGGTAAGGGGGGAGGGACAGAGTCCTGTCGCTCCTCCCATGGTGGTTACCAGTTTCATCTTGGAAGGTCCGGAGGAGCCCAAGACCTCGGAGCCGGTGGACGAGCTCAAGGAAGTCTTGCTAGGGGAAGAGCCCGATCGGACAATGTAGATCAGTTCCAAGTTACAGGAGCCCTTGCGGTCTGA